The DNA segment TAAGTTCTGATTGTGCATTATCACAGTGCAATCGATAAAAGCCCCAAAGCCCGCTGTGCGGGCTTTTTTGTCACTGAGTCATTCGACCTCTTTGGCATGTTGCTTTGCTTTTTCAATAGACTGCCTGTCAAAAATAAAGTGCTCATAGCCATCGGTGACGTTTTTGACTCTGTAGATTTTCCATCTCCGATCTTCTTTTTTCAGGTAGACGCCTATCTGATAGGTTTTGTCGTTTTCGCATCCAAGCCAAACAGTAACGTATTTACTACCGTCAACATCTTGTGCTTTGCCCACCTTCAATGAAGGGATCCAGTCGACCGAATAGTCCTGCGCGTACGTATAATAGTCAGAGTCGATGATTTCTTGCTCATAAATATGTGAAATAACATCAAGTTGAGTTAACGTTTCGCGGGAGACGTATTCATGCATTTTCTCAGGATCTGGCTTTATTTTGCCAGGGCTATTGGCAAAAACAGGTAAATAGTAGTGATAAAAATCAGCTACGCGTTTTTCAGCATCATTGTTTCCTGAAACGCAGGACGTGAGTAAATACACCATGGATACGATAAAAAAGAGGCGCATTAATTTTTCCTGTACATTTGATAAGGCGGTTTCGATGAGCGATAGCCAGGACC comes from the Citrobacter amalonaticus genome and includes:
- a CDS encoding YbjP/YqhG family protein, with product MRLFFIVSMVYLLTSCVSGNNDAEKRVADFYHYYLPVFANSPGKIKPDPEKMHEYVSRETLTQLDVISHIYEQEIIDSDYYTYAQDYSVDWIPSLKVGKAQDVDGSKYVTVWLGCENDKTYQIGVYLKKEDRRWKIYRVKNVTDGYEHFIFDRQSIEKAKQHAKEVE